In the Ruminococcus sp. OA3 genome, one interval contains:
- a CDS encoding EamA family transporter — protein sequence MNRMYMLLMFAGTFFTAFSQILLKQSAGKTYRHPIFEYLNWRVMLAYGLFFGVLLLNTYAYTRVDMKYGAVIDSFAYVFVLLMSWLILKEKITKGKLIGNLIIIAGIIIYTI from the coding sequence ATGAATAGAATGTATATGCTGCTGATGTTTGCGGGGACGTTTTTTACGGCTTTTTCGCAGATACTGCTGAAACAAAGTGCTGGGAAGACATACCGGCATCCAATATTTGAATACCTGAACTGGCGGGTCATGTTGGCTTACGGCCTGTTTTTTGGCGTACTGCTGCTCAACACCTATGCCTATACCAGAGTGGACATGAAGTACGGAGCCGTGATCGACTCCTTTGCTTACGTGTTCGTTCTGCTGATGTCCTGGCTGATCCTGAAAGAAAAGATTACGAAGGGAAAACTGATCGGGAACCTGATCATTATAGCGGGAATTATCATCTATACGATTTAG
- a CDS encoding EamA family transporter, producing MGKTKDYVQLHLNILLFSLTGIFSKMASIQYNKEGLSSVWLYVFLFLMIADCGIYAIAWQKVIKKFTLTTAYANKSVYLIWSQVWAVLIFRENLTVNNIIGMLIVFIGVMVVQRYE from the coding sequence ATGGGAAAAACAAAGGATTACGTACAGCTGCACCTGAATATCCTGCTGTTTTCTTTGACAGGGATTTTTTCGAAGATGGCATCGATCCAATATAATAAGGAAGGACTTTCCTCAGTCTGGCTTTACGTATTTCTGTTTTTAATGATCGCTGACTGTGGGATCTATGCGATAGCCTGGCAGAAGGTGATAAAAAAGTTTACACTGACGACAGCATACGCGAATAAAAGCGTGTATCTGATCTGGTCACAGGTCTGGGCGGTGCTGATATTCAGGGAAAACCTGACGGTGAACAATATCATCGGTATGCTGATCGTATTTATCGGAGTGATGGTGGTGCAGAGATATGAATAG
- a CDS encoding ATP-grasp domain-containing protein, whose translation MKKRLMILGSLSEFTQLVQLAKERGICTVVCDGYPDSPAKQIADFAYDIDVRETVSLSRYARQHDVDAIITSFSDLLFECMVKSSDKAGLNCYLKPEQLPFYRNKMKMKQLLNSLNIATPRHVCLKRGFSDTELSALRFPVVTKPLDMYGSRGLYVLNSPSEVRRYFSRACSTSRVKEIIVEEYNTGYEFNLMSWVLDGQVHILSIADREKTGTGTRDVPISTRNVYPSRLIYDVYEPAKKILENFIAATGQTEGALSMQFFWSPGQEVEVCEIAGRFLGYEHELIEYSSGLSIEKLLLDSIYDRDSLRKTLKDHSAFMTKHSAVLYFHSRPGYVGNQQAALDITEWPEVAESQLFYQDGEAVVMHGPNPYFARYDITGKTRPYIDSVTQRIYDTITVKDIRGQELLYQNEMPRYPEIY comes from the coding sequence ATGAAAAAACGATTAATGATTTTAGGTTCCCTCAGTGAATTTACACAGTTGGTACAGCTGGCAAAGGAGCGGGGCATCTGCACCGTTGTCTGTGACGGATATCCCGACAGTCCTGCAAAGCAGATTGCAGATTTTGCCTACGATATCGATGTCCGCGAGACGGTGTCACTGTCGCGCTATGCAAGACAGCACGATGTAGATGCCATTATCACTTCGTTTTCTGACCTCCTGTTTGAGTGCATGGTCAAATCCTCCGACAAGGCTGGCCTGAATTGCTATCTCAAACCTGAACAGCTGCCGTTTTACCGAAACAAAATGAAAATGAAGCAGCTTTTGAATTCGCTCAATATTGCCACACCGCGCCACGTTTGCCTGAAACGCGGTTTCTCTGACACGGAACTTTCGGCACTGCGTTTTCCGGTCGTGACCAAACCACTTGATATGTATGGCTCCCGCGGACTGTATGTGCTGAATTCTCCTTCAGAAGTACGCCGGTATTTCTCCCGCGCCTGCTCAACCTCCCGCGTGAAAGAAATTATCGTTGAAGAATACAATACCGGATATGAATTCAATCTGATGTCCTGGGTACTGGACGGTCAGGTTCATATCCTCAGTATTGCAGACCGTGAAAAGACCGGGACCGGAACACGTGATGTTCCAATCAGCACCAGAAACGTCTATCCGTCCCGTCTGATCTATGATGTCTATGAACCCGCCAAAAAGATCCTGGAGAATTTCATCGCCGCCACCGGTCAGACGGAAGGGGCACTGTCCATGCAGTTTTTCTGGTCCCCCGGGCAGGAAGTGGAGGTCTGTGAGATCGCAGGACGCTTCCTGGGATATGAGCACGAACTCATAGAATACAGCAGCGGCCTGTCCATAGAAAAGCTGCTTCTCGATTCCATCTATGACAGGGATTCTCTTAGGAAAACTTTGAAAGACCACTCTGCGTTTATGACAAAGCACAGCGCGGTCCTGTATTTTCACAGCAGGCCTGGCTATGTAGGCAACCAGCAGGCTGCTCTTGACATCACAGAATGGCCGGAGGTTGCAGAAAGCCAGCTGTTTTACCAGGACGGCGAGGCTGTTGTCATGCATGGTCCCAACCCCTACTTTGCACGCTATGATATTACCGGAAAGACACGTCCTTACATCGACAGCGTCACACAGAGGATCTATGATACGATTACCGTTAAAGATATCCGCGGTCAGGAACTTCTCTACCAGAATGAGATGCCCCGGTATCCGGAGATTTACTGA
- the rfbD gene encoding dTDP-4-dehydrorhamnose reductase: protein MRVLVTGVKGQLGYDVVNELTKRGHEAVGVDVEEMDITDPGAVERVITDARVEAVIHCAAYTAVDAAEDHVDICRRVNAYGTENVAKVCEKLDLKMMYISTDYVFDGEGTRPWEPDDERHPLNVYGQTKYEGEVAVTDHVARFFIVRIAWVFGVNGKNFIKTMLNLGKTHDTLTVVNDQTGSPTYTYDLAVLLVDMIHTDKYGFYHATNEGLCTWYEFAVEIFRQAGMDVNVLPVSASEYPAKAKRPSNSRMNKDKLDENGFQRLPSWQDALGRYLKEIQ from the coding sequence ATGCGAGTATTGGTAACTGGAGTCAAAGGCCAGCTTGGCTATGACGTGGTAAATGAGCTTACAAAACGCGGTCATGAGGCCGTAGGCGTCGATGTGGAGGAGATGGACATCACAGACCCCGGAGCTGTGGAGCGTGTCATCACTGATGCGCGTGTGGAAGCAGTCATCCACTGTGCCGCATACACCGCCGTTGATGCTGCGGAGGACCATGTGGACATCTGCCGCAGGGTCAACGCGTACGGAACCGAAAATGTAGCGAAAGTCTGTGAAAAACTGGACCTGAAGATGATGTACATCAGCACGGATTACGTTTTTGACGGGGAGGGGACGCGCCCCTGGGAGCCGGATGACGAAAGGCATCCCTTGAACGTCTATGGACAGACAAAGTATGAGGGTGAAGTGGCGGTTACAGATCACGTCGCTAGATTTTTTATCGTCCGTATCGCCTGGGTGTTCGGTGTGAACGGCAAAAATTTTATCAAGACCATGCTGAATCTCGGAAAAACGCACGATACACTTACGGTTGTAAATGATCAGACGGGTTCTCCGACTTATACGTACGATCTGGCAGTGCTGCTTGTGGATATGATTCATACAGATAAATACGGATTTTACCATGCGACAAATGAAGGACTTTGTACCTGGTATGAATTTGCAGTGGAAATTTTCCGTCAGGCAGGTATGGATGTCAACGTGCTACCGGTGAGTGCCAGCGAATACCCGGCCAAAGCGAAACGTCCGTCCAACAGCCGCATGAACAAAGACAAACTGGATGAGAACGGCTTTCAGAGACTCCCGTCATGGCAGGATGCACTGGGCCGTTATCTGAAAGAGATCCAGTGA
- a CDS encoding glycosyltransferase family 39 protein: MKGEKKEFRIELVFLIAVFIFLVLWAVVQPFNASPDEAMRYQIVDFIVRHGTLPHGGDPEVRDAMWGISYGFNPILPYIFSAGFVKVTSFFTSNEQTLLMAARMVNVLLGTGFAFLVRRISRQLFQKPGGWFFTLAVTFLPGCMFVFSYVNTDGLALFATALIILMWVRALQSGWEIRTCAGLGMGIGLCAMSYYNAYGVILASILFFCATVLMCRDRKWDFRFLFSRGFLITGVVVVIAGWWFIRSYIIYDGDILGMQTSSQYAEMYAVEELKPSNRQTIQSTGMSVLGMMAFVPGDWQHNWLMTVMVSFIGTFGFMKVFMPFLLSKLYILLFGVGGAGILTGIRQLFFVRKDSCESRKVMVGRESALVKVVYRRERWNPQNLFRWAMLVTMAVPPIVLVWYAYTSDFQAQGRYVMPAVIPIMYFVTLGYEQWFSRILKKEKAGRWFFLAACIFFIVSAVYTYVAVFLPSCR, translated from the coding sequence ATGAAGGGTGAAAAAAAAGAGTTCCGTATTGAGCTGGTATTTTTAATTGCCGTTTTCATTTTTCTGGTTCTGTGGGCAGTTGTCCAGCCGTTTAATGCATCGCCGGATGAAGCAATGCGGTATCAGATCGTAGATTTTATTGTACGTCATGGTACGCTGCCTCACGGCGGTGACCCGGAAGTCCGTGATGCAATGTGGGGAATCTCCTATGGATTCAATCCGATTCTGCCGTACATTTTTTCAGCTGGGTTTGTCAAAGTCACATCTTTTTTTACGTCGAATGAGCAGACACTGCTGATGGCCGCACGTATGGTAAACGTACTGCTGGGGACCGGGTTTGCCTTTCTGGTGAGGCGGATCTCACGTCAGTTGTTTCAGAAGCCGGGCGGATGGTTTTTTACGCTTGCAGTGACCTTTCTCCCGGGCTGTATGTTCGTGTTCTCCTATGTAAACACGGACGGACTGGCGCTGTTCGCAACGGCTCTGATCATCCTGATGTGGGTGCGGGCGTTACAAAGCGGCTGGGAGATCAGGACATGTGCAGGGCTCGGGATGGGCATTGGACTGTGCGCCATGTCATACTACAATGCATACGGAGTGATTCTGGCGAGTATACTGTTTTTCTGTGCCACAGTACTGATGTGCAGGGACAGAAAATGGGATTTTCGGTTTCTGTTTTCGAGAGGATTTCTGATCACGGGGGTTGTTGTGGTGATCGCGGGCTGGTGGTTCATCCGCAGTTATATCATCTATGACGGTGACATTCTGGGAATGCAGACATCGTCGCAGTATGCCGAGATGTATGCTGTGGAGGAGCTGAAGCCGTCAAACCGTCAGACGATTCAGTCCACGGGAATGTCTGTTCTGGGAATGATGGCGTTTGTGCCTGGAGACTGGCAGCATAACTGGCTGATGACGGTGATGGTGAGTTTTATAGGCACGTTCGGCTTCATGAAAGTCTTTATGCCGTTTCTGCTAAGCAAATTGTATATTCTGCTGTTTGGTGTCGGAGGGGCCGGGATACTGACCGGTATCCGACAGTTATTTTTCGTCAGGAAGGACAGCTGTGAGAGCAGAAAAGTCATGGTCGGACGGGAGAGTGCACTGGTGAAGGTCGTTTACAGACGGGAGAGATGGAACCCGCAAAATCTGTTCCGGTGGGCAATGCTTGTGACGATGGCCGTTCCGCCCATCGTGCTGGTATGGTATGCTTATACGAGCGATTTTCAGGCACAGGGGAGGTATGTGATGCCTGCTGTGATACCCATCATGTATTTTGTGACACTCGGTTATGAGCAGTGGTTTTCGAGGATTTTAAAAAAAGAAAAAGCCGGCAGGTGGTTTTTTCTGGCCGCCTGTATTTTCTTTATCGTCAGTGCAGTTTATACTTATGTGGCGGTCTTTCTGCCGTCCTGCAGATAA
- a CDS encoding glycosyltransferase family 2 protein, translated as MSLYSVVVPVYNSEHTLEELYTRLRNVFEDTLHEDFELILVDDSSRDNSYQIMKQLRSRDRRVRIIQMARNFGQHPALLCGFSYAKGDFVITMDDDLQHPPEELPKMISVMNERDDVDVILAKYEGRKHNFIRRMGTRFSVWATSKMLGKDPNLEITSFRLMRKFIVDAILTTNTHLPQIGNLLVQTSNRIINVPVRHDARAYGKSGYPFKRLVKDLIYDITNHTAFPLLVVRDIGILGFTVSILLALYYLIRYFIFGASVEGWTSMILIMLCGFSLILLSLGIIGMYLMNILNESKKMPHYTVRQKDTEE; from the coding sequence ATGAGTTTATATTCTGTGGTTGTTCCTGTCTATAATTCGGAACATACCCTTGAAGAGTTATATACACGTCTGCGGAATGTGTTTGAAGATACACTCCATGAGGACTTTGAACTTATCCTGGTCGATGACAGTTCCAGGGACAATTCCTATCAGATCATGAAACAGCTGCGCAGCCGTGACCGGCGTGTCAGGATCATACAGATGGCCAGAAATTTTGGTCAGCATCCTGCGCTGCTGTGCGGATTTTCCTATGCCAAAGGTGATTTTGTGATTACAATGGACGATGACCTGCAGCATCCCCCGGAAGAACTTCCGAAGATGATCTCTGTGATGAATGAACGGGATGACGTGGATGTCATTCTTGCGAAATATGAAGGCCGCAAACATAACTTCATCCGCAGAATGGGCACACGTTTTTCAGTCTGGGCTACCTCCAAAATGCTCGGGAAAGATCCGAATCTGGAGATCACAAGTTTCCGGCTGATGCGCAAGTTTATTGTGGACGCCATATTGACAACAAACACACATCTTCCGCAGATTGGTAATCTGCTGGTACAGACCTCCAACAGGATCATCAATGTTCCGGTTCGTCATGATGCCCGTGCTTATGGTAAAAGTGGTTATCCTTTCAAACGGCTCGTCAAAGATCTGATCTATGACATCACGAACCATACCGCATTTCCTCTTCTCGTCGTACGGGATATCGGAATCCTGGGTTTTACAGTCAGCATTCTGCTGGCATTGTACTATCTGATACGTTACTTTATATTTGGTGCTTCCGTAGAGGGCTGGACCTCCATGATACTGATCATGCTTTGTGGATTCAGCCTTATACTGCTCTCCCTGGGCATTATCGGCATGTACCTGATGAATATTCTGAATGAATCTAAAAAAATGCCGCACTATACTGTGCGCCAGAAAGATACGGAGGAATAA